A stretch of the Proteus sp. ZN5 genome encodes the following:
- a CDS encoding serine acetyltransferase, translating into MALTEVTLSELKACLHAEYIGDNKPFSWIRLFHRVFFCQRSRYLFWWRVAQFFYFSKNRFLKKLGIRIGAKNNRKYCNDISLRTRIGKGFSLPHPIGIVLTNYCQLGENVTLMQGVTIGVKEKDGKADIRVGNHVYIGCNSSIIGGEIEIGDNAVIGAHALVLKDVGEGCRYINKIVVNIN; encoded by the coding sequence ATGGCTTTAACTGAAGTTACACTCTCTGAACTTAAGGCTTGTTTACATGCTGAATATATCGGTGATAACAAGCCTTTTAGTTGGATAAGACTTTTTCATCGCGTCTTTTTCTGCCAGCGTTCGCGTTATCTTTTTTGGTGGCGTGTCGCCCAATTCTTTTATTTCTCTAAAAATCGTTTTCTTAAAAAACTTGGTATTCGTATCGGTGCTAAAAATAATCGTAAATACTGCAACGATATCTCACTAAGAACACGCATAGGTAAAGGCTTTTCATTACCTCATCCCATAGGGATCGTACTGACTAATTACTGCCAACTAGGTGAGAATGTGACATTAATGCAAGGTGTCACCATTGGAGTAAAAGAAAAAGATGGCAAAGCAGATATTCGAGTTGGCAACCATGTTTATATTGGCTGTAATTCTTCGATTATCGGCGGAGAGATAGAAATAGGTGATAACGCTGTGATTGGTGCTCACGCATTGGTATTGAAGGATGTGGGGGAAGGGTGCAGGTATATTAATAAGATAGTAGTAAATATAAATTAA